A genomic region of Streptomyces rimosus contains the following coding sequences:
- a CDS encoding bifunctional uroporphyrinogen-III C-methyltransferase/uroporphyrinogen-III synthase, whose translation MNPTAPNHPAAGQVTFIGAGPGDPGLLTLRAVEALARADVLIAEPQVLDVVRAHARAQVDTPQQPTADEASTTAGVPALRDTTNLVMSAVRTGKRVVRAVSGDPGLDAHVAEEMLACAAEGVVFEVVPGIAAAVGVPAYAGVPLRDADGTDVRFIDARTADERCWSEVGSSDATAVVSTSLDSVAAAAAELVSAGRKPDTPMTVTVAGTTTRQRTWNATLGSVAQVLKAAKVLPSADGGQPVIAVVGERGAAARRDQLSWFENKPLFGWRVLVPRTKEQAASLSDQLVEYGAVPHEVPTIAVEPPRTPQQMERAVKGLVTGRYEWIAFTSVNAVKAVREKFEEYGLDARAFAGIKVAAVGEQTAKALIAFGVKPDLVPSGEQSAAGLLEDWPPYDPVFDPIDRVFLPRADIATETLVAGLIELGWEVDDVTAYRTVRASPPPQETREAIKGGGFDAVLFTSSSTVRNLVGIAGKPHNVTVIACIGPATAKTAEEHGLRVDVMSPEPSVHKLAEALAEFGAARRDAALEAGDPVTRPSERRPGSRRRARS comes from the coding sequence TTGAACCCCACCGCCCCGAACCACCCTGCCGCCGGTCAGGTCACCTTCATCGGTGCCGGTCCCGGAGATCCGGGCCTGCTGACGCTGCGTGCCGTCGAGGCACTGGCGCGCGCCGATGTGCTGATCGCCGAACCGCAGGTGCTCGACGTCGTCCGCGCGCATGCGCGGGCGCAGGTGGACACGCCGCAGCAGCCGACGGCTGACGAGGCGTCAACCACCGCCGGAGTCCCTGCTCTTAGGGACACCACCAATCTTGTCATGTCGGCTGTGCGCACCGGCAAGCGGGTGGTGCGTGCGGTGTCCGGCGACCCGGGCCTCGACGCGCACGTCGCCGAGGAGATGCTGGCGTGCGCCGCCGAGGGGGTCGTCTTCGAGGTCGTGCCGGGCATCGCCGCCGCGGTCGGTGTGCCCGCGTACGCCGGTGTGCCGCTGCGCGACGCGGACGGTACGGACGTGCGGTTCATCGACGCGCGGACCGCCGACGAGCGCTGCTGGTCGGAGGTGGGCTCCAGCGACGCCACGGCCGTGGTGTCGACCTCGCTGGACTCGGTGGCCGCCGCGGCCGCGGAGCTGGTCTCCGCGGGCCGCAAGCCGGACACGCCGATGACCGTCACCGTCGCCGGTACGACCACCCGCCAGCGCACCTGGAACGCCACCCTCGGCTCGGTGGCCCAGGTGCTCAAGGCCGCGAAGGTGCTGCCGTCGGCGGACGGCGGGCAGCCGGTCATAGCCGTGGTCGGTGAGCGCGGTGCCGCGGCCCGGCGCGACCAGCTCTCGTGGTTCGAGAACAAGCCGCTGTTCGGCTGGCGGGTCCTCGTGCCGCGTACCAAGGAGCAGGCCGCTTCGCTCTCCGACCAGCTCGTCGAGTACGGCGCGGTGCCGCACGAGGTGCCCACCATCGCCGTGGAGCCGCCGCGTACCCCGCAGCAGATGGAACGCGCGGTCAAGGGCCTGGTCACCGGCCGCTACGAGTGGATCGCCTTCACCTCGGTCAACGCCGTCAAGGCGGTCCGGGAGAAGTTCGAGGAGTACGGCCTCGACGCCCGCGCGTTCGCCGGGATCAAGGTCGCCGCGGTGGGCGAGCAGACCGCCAAGGCGCTGATCGCCTTCGGTGTGAAGCCCGACCTCGTACCGTCCGGCGAGCAGTCGGCGGCCGGGCTGCTGGAGGACTGGCCGCCGTACGACCCGGTCTTCGACCCGATCGACCGGGTGTTCCTGCCGCGCGCCGACATCGCCACCGAGACGCTGGTGGCGGGCCTGATCGAGCTGGGCTGGGAGGTCGACGACGTCACGGCCTACCGGACCGTACGGGCCTCGCCGCCGCCGCAGGAGACCCGCGAGGCGATCAAGGGCGGCGGGTTCGACGCCGTTCTGTTCACCTCGTCCTCCACGGTGCGCAACCTGGTCGGCATCGCCGGCAAGCCGCACAACGTGACCGTGATCGCCTGTATCGGCCCGGCCACCGCCAAGACCGCCGAGGAGCACGGGCTGCGCGTGGACGTCATGTCGCCCGAGCCGTCGGTGCACAAGCTGGCCGAAGCGCTCGCGGAGTTCGGCGCGGCGCGGCGCGATGCCGCGCTGGAGGCCGGAGACCCGGTCACCCGCCCGAGCGAGCGCCGGCCCGGATCGCGTAGGAGGGCTCGCAGTTGA
- the hemB gene encoding porphobilinogen synthase codes for MSSSTYGSFPGARPRRLRTTPAMRRMVAEHRLHPADLILPAFVREGISEPAPIGAMPGVVQHTRDTLRKAAVEAVGAGVAGIMLFGVPEDAKKDAAGTAGTDPDGILQQAIRDVRAEVGDDLVIMSDLCLDEFTDHGHCGVLDGEGRVDNDATLERYAEMAQVQADAGVHVVGPSGMMDGQVGVIRDALDQTGHEDVSILAYTAKYASAFYGPFREAVGSSLKGDRKTYQQDYGNSRESLRELALDLQEGADMVMVKPGMPYLDVLAKIAESVDVPVAAYQISGEYAMIEAAAEKGWIDRDAAILESLTGFKRAGADMILTYWATEVARKL; via the coding sequence TTGAGCAGCAGTACGTACGGCAGCTTCCCCGGCGCGCGGCCGCGCCGGCTGCGCACCACGCCGGCCATGCGCCGGATGGTCGCCGAACACCGCCTGCACCCGGCGGACCTGATCCTGCCCGCGTTCGTGCGGGAGGGGATCTCGGAGCCGGCGCCGATCGGCGCGATGCCGGGCGTCGTGCAGCACACCCGTGACACCCTGCGGAAGGCCGCCGTGGAGGCGGTCGGGGCGGGCGTCGCCGGGATCATGCTGTTCGGCGTGCCGGAGGACGCGAAGAAGGACGCGGCCGGCACCGCCGGCACGGACCCGGACGGCATCCTCCAGCAGGCCATCCGCGATGTGCGCGCCGAGGTCGGCGACGACCTGGTGATCATGTCGGACCTGTGCCTGGACGAGTTCACCGACCACGGCCACTGCGGTGTCCTGGACGGCGAGGGCCGGGTGGACAACGACGCGACGCTGGAGCGCTACGCCGAGATGGCGCAGGTCCAGGCGGACGCGGGCGTCCACGTGGTGGGCCCGAGCGGCATGATGGACGGCCAGGTCGGCGTCATCCGCGACGCGCTGGACCAGACCGGCCACGAGGACGTCTCGATCCTCGCGTACACCGCGAAGTACGCCTCCGCCTTCTACGGCCCGTTCCGGGAGGCCGTCGGCTCGTCCCTCAAGGGCGACCGCAAGACCTACCAGCAGGACTACGGCAACTCCCGCGAGTCGCTGCGCGAGCTGGCGCTCGACCTCCAGGAGGGCGCCGACATGGTCATGGTCAAGCCGGGCATGCCGTACCTGGACGTGCTCGCGAAGATCGCGGAGTCGGTGGACGTGCCGGTCGCCGCGTACCAGATCTCCGGTGAGTACGCGATGATCGAGGCCGCGGCCGAGAAGGGCTGGATCGACCGCGACGCGGCGATCCTGGAGTCCCTGACCGGGTTCAAGCGGGCGGGGGCCGACATGATCCTTACGTACTGGGCGACGGAGGTCGCGCGCAAGCTGTAG
- a CDS encoding serine protease produces MTRSARFLKRSVALGAIALAALSLQPGAASAATEPAPSGGTPGTRVVGGVPAAQGEFPFMVRLSMGCGGALYRQDIVLTAAHCVSGSGNNTSITATAGVVDLQSSGAIKVKSTKVLQAPGYDGNGKDWALIKLARPINLPTLRTTTDGRYDQGDFTVAGWGATREGGGQQRYLRKATVPFVDTPTCQQAYGSTYIPGEEICAGIMSTGGVDTCQGDSGGPMFRKDDAGAWVQVGITSWGEGCARPGKPGVYTRVSAFSQDIAEAADQL; encoded by the coding sequence TTGACCCGTTCCGCGAGATTCCTGAAGAGATCCGTCGCACTCGGCGCCATCGCCCTGGCGGCCCTGTCGCTGCAGCCCGGCGCCGCGAGCGCCGCCACCGAGCCGGCGCCCTCGGGCGGCACCCCCGGTACGCGCGTCGTCGGCGGAGTGCCCGCCGCGCAGGGCGAGTTCCCGTTCATGGTGCGGCTGTCCATGGGCTGCGGCGGCGCGCTCTACCGCCAGGACATCGTGCTCACCGCCGCGCACTGCGTGAGCGGCAGCGGCAACAACACCTCCATCACCGCCACGGCCGGTGTCGTGGACCTCCAGAGCTCCGGCGCGATCAAGGTCAAGTCCACCAAGGTGCTCCAGGCGCCCGGCTACGACGGCAACGGCAAGGACTGGGCGCTGATCAAACTCGCCCGCCCGATCAACCTGCCCACGCTGCGGACGACCACGGACGGCCGGTACGACCAGGGCGACTTCACCGTCGCCGGATGGGGCGCCACCCGGGAGGGCGGCGGTCAGCAGCGGTACCTGCGCAAGGCGACGGTGCCGTTCGTGGACACCCCGACCTGCCAGCAGGCGTACGGGAGCACGTACATTCCCGGCGAGGAGATCTGCGCCGGAATCATGAGCACCGGCGGCGTGGACACCTGCCAGGGCGACTCCGGCGGCCCGATGTTCCGCAAGGACGACGCGGGCGCGTGGGTGCAGGTCGGCATCACCAGCTGGGGCGAGGGCTGTGCGCGGCCCGGCAAGCCGGGCGTGTACACGCGGGTGAGCGCCTTCTCGCAGGACATCGCGGAGGCGGCGGACCAGCTGTGA
- a CDS encoding S1 family peptidase: MKRSARCIKRSIAVGAAVAAAVALQSTGGASAAPAPTPTPGQQIIGGPPAKQGEFPFMVRLSMGCGGSLIREDVVLTAAHCVDGSGPNTSITVTAGVVDLQNPKAIKVKSKEVAQAPGYNGKGKDWALIKLAAPIKGQETLHLAEDDNFDRGTFTITGWGADKEGGAQQRYLRKAKVPFVNTATCKKAYGDQLTPGDEICAGFMAEGGVDTCQGDSGGPMFRRDEDGDWVQVGITSWGEGCARPGKPGVYTKVSAFSAQIEKAANKLMG; this comes from the coding sequence TTGAAGCGCTCCGCGAGATGTATCAAGAGATCCATAGCCGTCGGCGCCGCGGTGGCGGCGGCCGTCGCGCTCCAGTCGACCGGCGGCGCCAGCGCCGCGCCCGCGCCGACGCCGACCCCCGGCCAGCAGATCATCGGCGGGCCGCCCGCCAAGCAGGGCGAGTTCCCGTTCATGGTGCGGCTGTCCATGGGCTGCGGCGGCTCCCTCATCCGTGAGGACGTCGTGCTCACCGCCGCGCACTGCGTGGACGGCAGCGGCCCCAACACCTCCATCACCGTCACCGCGGGCGTCGTGGACCTCCAGAACCCCAAGGCGATCAAGGTGAAGTCCAAGGAGGTCGCCCAGGCCCCCGGCTACAACGGCAAGGGCAAGGACTGGGCCCTGATCAAGCTGGCCGCGCCGATCAAGGGCCAGGAGACGCTGCATCTCGCCGAGGACGACAACTTCGACCGCGGCACGTTCACGATCACCGGCTGGGGCGCCGACAAGGAAGGCGGCGCCCAGCAGCGCTACCTGCGCAAGGCCAAGGTCCCGTTCGTGAACACGGCCACCTGCAAGAAGGCGTACGGCGACCAGCTGACCCCGGGCGACGAGATCTGCGCCGGCTTCATGGCGGAGGGCGGCGTGGACACCTGCCAGGGTGACTCCGGCGGCCCGATGTTCCGCCGCGACGAGGACGGCGACTGGGTCCAGGTCGGCATCACCAGCTGGGGCGAGGGCTGCGCGCGGCCGGGCAAGCCCGGCGTCTACACGAAGGTGAGCGCCTTCTCCGCGCAGATCGAGAAGGCTGCCAACAAGCTGATGGGCTGA
- a CDS encoding helix-turn-helix domain-containing protein gives MGSEARSGAPGVVPPPPIESRLAARLAELRTERGWSLDELARRTDVSRSTLSRLERAEISPTAALLNRLCAAYERPMSRLLAEVEAEPPQLVRVAEQSVWHDAPSGFTRRSVSPPHPGLRGEVVEGTLRPGADIAYDSPPPVPGLEQHIWLLAGELEITTGDTAHTLHPGDCLRFRLWGPTRFRCTGPAPARYALLVVLP, from the coding sequence ATGGGAAGCGAAGCGCGGTCCGGCGCTCCTGGCGTCGTTCCACCCCCTCCGATCGAATCCCGACTCGCCGCCCGGCTGGCCGAGTTGCGTACGGAGCGCGGCTGGTCGCTCGACGAACTGGCCCGGCGTACGGACGTGAGCCGCTCGACCCTCTCGCGCCTGGAGCGGGCCGAGATCAGCCCCACGGCCGCCCTCCTGAACCGGCTGTGCGCGGCGTACGAGCGCCCGATGTCCCGCCTACTGGCCGAAGTCGAGGCGGAGCCGCCTCAACTGGTGCGCGTCGCCGAGCAGTCCGTCTGGCACGACGCCCCCTCCGGCTTCACCCGCCGCTCCGTCTCACCGCCCCACCCCGGCCTACGGGGCGAGGTAGTGGAAGGCACACTCCGTCCCGGCGCGGACATCGCCTACGACAGCCCGCCACCCGTACCCGGCCTGGAACAGCACATCTGGCTGCTGGCCGGCGAACTGGAAATCACCACAGGCGACACGGCGCACACCCTCCACCCAGGCGACTGCCTTCGCTTCCGCCTCTGGGGCCCCACCCGGTTCCGCTGTACGGGCCCGGCCCCGGCCCGCTACGCCCTCCTGGTGGTCCTCCCATGA
- a CDS encoding GNAT family N-acetyltransferase — MSCATTFTITRLSAAAFDRSIPGLATLLADTVAGGSSLGFTAPFDHEAAAAWWQTQRPAVASGTLDIWVAEAPEGVMGTISLAHPHKPNARHRAEIIKLLVHPTTRGQGLGRTLLTTAEQSAARTGFRLLLLDTESDSAADRLYRRAGWTPYGTVPGYAADPGGELRDCTFFYKEVG, encoded by the coding sequence ATGAGCTGCGCCACCACCTTCACCATCACCCGTCTGTCCGCTGCCGCTTTCGACCGCAGCATCCCGGGCCTGGCCACCCTCCTCGCCGACACCGTCGCCGGCGGCTCCTCCCTGGGCTTCACGGCCCCCTTCGACCACGAAGCAGCGGCGGCCTGGTGGCAGACCCAACGCCCCGCCGTAGCGTCCGGCACCCTGGACATCTGGGTGGCCGAAGCCCCCGAAGGCGTCATGGGCACCATCAGCCTCGCCCACCCCCACAAACCCAACGCCCGCCACCGCGCCGAGATCATCAAACTCCTGGTCCACCCGACCACCCGAGGCCAGGGCCTCGGCCGCACCCTCCTCACCACCGCCGAACAGTCCGCCGCCCGCACCGGCTTCCGCCTCCTGCTCCTCGACACGGAGTCGGACAGCGCGGCGGATCGCCTGTACCGGCGCGCGGGCTGGACGCCGTACGGGACGGTCCCTGGTTATGCGGCGGATCCGGGTGGGGAGCTGCGGGATTGCACGTTCTTTTACAAGGAAGTGGGGTGA
- a CDS encoding DUF397 domain-containing protein, whose translation MPSAPWQKSSYCADSSNCLSLAASPDKTIRIRESEAPHTVVTTTPSQLASLMDAIKTGTLTPHPTSL comes from the coding sequence ATGCCATCCGCCCCCTGGCAGAAGTCGTCCTACTGCGCCGACTCCAGCAACTGCCTGAGCCTCGCCGCATCCCCCGACAAAACCATCCGCATCCGAGAAAGCGAGGCCCCCCACACAGTGGTCACCACCACCCCATCCCAACTCGCCTCCCTCATGGACGCCATCAAGACCGGCACCCTCACCCCTCACCCCACTTCCTTGTAA
- a CDS encoding helix-turn-helix domain-containing protein, with protein sequence MRQQRLGAELRKLRENAGMTASAAGSLLGVDQARISNIERGRAGISATRVRTLACNYACGNRALIDALAAMAGDRVRHWWEEYRGTLPAGPLDIAEMEFHATELRTAQTSTLPGLLQTIDHARVVFNQGVPPLPPHEVEHRTSFRIKRQATIYRDGAVPYTAVIHEAALRMQFGGPSIARKQLEHIIAASERDNVTVLVIPFSAGEFPGSGQTIAYAAGPTPELDTVQLDQMGGPVFHDAAAQLSRYRAVMELLTRKALTAAASRDFIRDIAHEL encoded by the coding sequence GTGCGCCAGCAGCGTCTGGGCGCCGAGCTGCGCAAACTCCGCGAAAACGCTGGGATGACCGCTTCGGCCGCCGGTTCGCTGCTAGGCGTCGATCAGGCGCGCATAAGCAACATCGAGCGCGGCCGGGCCGGTATCAGCGCCACCCGCGTACGGACTTTGGCCTGCAACTACGCCTGCGGGAACCGGGCTCTCATCGACGCGCTCGCGGCCATGGCCGGCGACCGTGTCCGGCACTGGTGGGAGGAATACCGCGGAACCCTGCCCGCCGGGCCACTCGACATCGCCGAGATGGAATTCCACGCCACCGAACTCCGAACGGCACAGACCTCCACGCTGCCCGGCCTCCTCCAAACCATCGACCACGCGCGCGTCGTCTTCAACCAGGGCGTACCGCCCTTGCCACCGCACGAGGTCGAGCACCGCACCTCATTCCGTATCAAGCGGCAAGCCACCATTTACCGGGACGGTGCGGTCCCCTATACCGCCGTCATTCACGAGGCGGCCCTACGGATGCAGTTCGGTGGCCCCTCGATCGCACGCAAGCAGCTTGAGCACATCATCGCGGCAAGTGAACGCGACAACGTCACCGTTCTGGTCATCCCGTTCTCGGCAGGCGAGTTCCCCGGTTCCGGGCAGACGATCGCGTACGCCGCCGGGCCGACGCCGGAGCTCGACACGGTGCAGCTCGACCAAATGGGCGGCCCCGTGTTCCACGATGCCGCTGCCCAACTGTCGCGATATCGGGCCGTCATGGAGCTGCTGACTCGAAAGGCCCTCACGGCAGCCGCATCCCGCGACTTCATCCGCGACATCGCCCACGAACTCTGA
- a CDS encoding MFS transporter, with translation MSPSTGPRPTTRLLLLSLLVFIIGTIEFLPVGLLPDISRDLDVAPSRTGLLVTVYAFTVGLTAAPLTARTSAWPRKRLFLTACAVFMAATALSGLSPNYAALAATRLLCGLAHGVFYAIVAGYAAAIAGPGRSGRATAIVLAGVSLAFVVGVPLGTAAGTAFGWRTAFLATAALGLAALLTAARLLPRVPPGPPLRVSDLPRVARTSGLAPVVLTTGLVILGHFTLYTYVTEYLRDAAGIAPASVSAVLLLFGLTGIAGTLLSGALVDTRPRATLLGTLTLMAVSLTALGAAPSNRPLLFLAIATWGLACTALPVCFQTAVLRTAHDAPDAASSLYVAAFNTGIGAGALTGGLLLTASPPAALPWAALALLLAGTATTFLTRARSHPHHPATDTPPPTRTTSPSPHPTPTPPPRTRTRRNSRHTP, from the coding sequence ATGTCCCCCAGCACCGGCCCCCGCCCCACCACCCGCCTCCTCCTTCTCTCCCTCCTCGTCTTCATCATCGGAACCATCGAGTTCCTGCCGGTCGGCCTGCTCCCGGACATCAGCCGCGATCTGGATGTCGCCCCGTCCCGTACCGGGCTCCTCGTCACCGTCTACGCCTTCACCGTCGGCCTGACAGCGGCCCCGCTCACCGCCCGTACATCCGCCTGGCCCCGTAAACGCCTCTTCCTCACCGCCTGCGCGGTCTTCATGGCCGCCACCGCGCTCTCGGGCCTCTCCCCCAACTACGCGGCGCTCGCGGCGACCCGGCTCCTGTGCGGACTGGCCCACGGCGTCTTCTACGCCATCGTCGCCGGGTACGCGGCGGCCATCGCCGGGCCGGGACGTTCCGGCCGCGCCACGGCGATCGTCCTCGCGGGCGTGTCTCTCGCCTTCGTCGTGGGCGTGCCGCTCGGTACTGCGGCCGGCACGGCCTTCGGCTGGCGCACCGCCTTCCTCGCGACCGCCGCGCTGGGCCTGGCCGCGCTGCTCACCGCCGCGCGCCTGCTGCCGCGCGTACCACCCGGTCCGCCCTTGCGCGTGTCCGACCTCCCCCGGGTCGCCCGCACCTCCGGCCTCGCCCCGGTCGTCCTGACCACCGGCCTCGTCATCCTCGGCCACTTCACGCTCTACACGTACGTGACCGAATACCTCCGCGACGCCGCCGGAATCGCCCCCGCCTCCGTCAGCGCCGTACTCCTCCTCTTCGGCCTCACGGGAATCGCGGGCACGCTGCTCAGTGGCGCCCTCGTCGACACCCGCCCCCGCGCCACGCTCCTCGGCACCCTCACCCTGATGGCCGTCTCCCTCACCGCCCTGGGCGCGGCCCCGTCGAACCGCCCCCTCCTCTTCCTCGCCATCGCCACCTGGGGCCTGGCCTGCACCGCGCTCCCCGTCTGCTTCCAGACCGCCGTCCTGCGTACGGCCCATGACGCCCCCGACGCCGCGTCCTCCCTCTACGTCGCCGCGTTCAACACCGGTATCGGCGCGGGCGCCCTGACCGGCGGCCTCCTCCTGACCGCCTCCCCGCCAGCGGCCCTCCCCTGGGCCGCCCTGGCCCTGCTCCTGGCCGGTACGGCAACGACCTTCCTCACCCGAGCCCGCTCCCACCCTCACCACCCCGCAACGGACACCCCTCCCCCAACTCGAACCACATCACCTTCCCCCCACCCGACCCCAACGCCCCCGCCCCGTACGCGAACCCGCCGAAACTCTCGGCACACGCCCTGA
- a CDS encoding DUF4328 domain-containing protein, protein MLLYAVIAIDLFALGADLNMRALLGNLATATAQEAKRADALYELAAGLQGSILIATAVVFIIWFHRSRVNAEHYTRDVCTLGRGWAIGGWFVPIGNLWLPYRVAKETWQASAQSAPDGSWRTVPLAPVRAWWTLRVGSLAVSRLGAVLYTKHTKDELPDGLRQALSVIALSELLDIVAAVLAILFVRKLTRMQKLPAVPYAAPQTGPQL, encoded by the coding sequence GTGCTGCTGTACGCGGTCATCGCCATCGACCTCTTCGCACTCGGCGCCGACCTCAACATGCGGGCGCTGCTGGGCAACCTGGCGACCGCCACCGCGCAGGAGGCCAAGCGGGCCGACGCCCTGTACGAGCTGGCCGCCGGCCTCCAGGGCAGCATCCTGATCGCCACCGCCGTCGTCTTCATCATCTGGTTCCACCGCTCCCGGGTGAACGCCGAGCACTACACCCGGGACGTGTGCACCCTGGGGCGCGGCTGGGCCATAGGCGGCTGGTTCGTACCGATCGGCAATCTGTGGCTGCCGTACCGCGTCGCCAAGGAAACCTGGCAGGCCAGCGCCCAGTCGGCGCCCGACGGTTCCTGGCGTACGGTCCCGCTCGCGCCGGTACGGGCCTGGTGGACGCTGAGGGTCGGATCGCTGGCCGTCAGCCGGCTCGGCGCCGTCCTCTACACCAAGCACACCAAGGACGAACTGCCGGACGGCCTCCGCCAGGCCCTGTCGGTGATCGCGCTTTCCGAGCTCCTGGACATCGTCGCGGCCGTCCTCGCCATCCTCTTCGTCCGCAAACTGACCCGGATGCAGAAGCTCCCCGCAGTGCCGTACGCAGCGCCCCAGACCGGCCCGCAGCTCTGA
- the bla gene encoding class A beta-lactamase — MRKPTSSLTRRSVLGAGLGLGGALALGSTTASAASAGTTPSENPAAVRRLRALEREHQARIGVFALNLATGASLLHRAHELFPMCSVFKTLAAAAVLRDLDHDGSQLARVIRYTEADVTKSGHAPVTKDHIDTGMTIRDLCDATIRYSDNCAANLLLRELGGPTAVTRFCRSLGDPVTRLDRWEPELNSGEPDRRTDTTSPYAIARTYQRLVLGNALNRPDRALLTDWLLRNTTTLTTFRTGLPKGWTVADKSGGGDTYGTRNEAAIAWTPDGAPVLLTALTHKPSLPTAPGDTPLIIKLATVLSEAVAPA, encoded by the coding sequence ATGCGCAAGCCCACGTCGTCACTCACCCGGCGGTCCGTGCTCGGCGCCGGACTCGGCCTCGGCGGCGCGCTCGCCCTCGGCTCCACGACGGCGAGCGCGGCGTCAGCCGGAACCACTCCGTCCGAAAACCCCGCCGCCGTCCGCCGACTGCGCGCCCTGGAGCGGGAACACCAGGCCAGAATCGGCGTCTTCGCCCTCAACCTCGCCACCGGCGCGTCCCTGCTGCACCGCGCCCACGAGCTGTTCCCGATGTGCTCCGTCTTCAAGACGCTCGCCGCCGCGGCCGTACTGCGCGACCTCGACCACGACGGTTCCCAGCTGGCCCGCGTCATCCGCTACACCGAGGCCGACGTGACGAAGTCCGGCCACGCGCCCGTCACCAAGGACCACATCGACACCGGCATGACCATCCGGGACCTGTGCGACGCGACGATCCGCTACAGCGACAACTGCGCCGCCAACCTCCTCCTGCGCGAGCTGGGCGGCCCGACCGCCGTCACCCGCTTCTGCCGCTCCCTCGGCGACCCGGTGACCCGCCTCGACCGCTGGGAGCCGGAGCTGAACTCCGGCGAGCCGGACCGCCGTACGGACACCACCAGCCCGTACGCCATCGCCCGCACCTACCAGCGACTCGTCCTCGGCAACGCGCTGAACCGCCCGGACCGCGCGCTGCTGACCGACTGGCTGCTGCGCAACACCACCACCCTCACGACGTTCCGCACGGGCCTGCCGAAGGGCTGGACGGTGGCCGACAAGTCCGGCGGCGGTGACACGTACGGAACCCGCAACGAGGCGGCCATCGCCTGGACCCCCGACGGCGCCCCCGTCCTCCTGACCGCCCTCACCCACAAGCCGTCCCTCCCCACCGCCCCGGGCGACACCCCCCTGATCATCAAGCTCGCCACCGTCCTGTCCGAAGCGGTAGCCCCGGCCTGA